The genomic interval CAGCATCATCAACTCTTCATTTTCGTCCTGCTCGGTTGGCTTGAGGATTCCTGCCTTGGTAGGCGTAGATAATTCCACCACCACTTCATCGCTGTCGGCGGCGTTGAGCATTTCGATCAGGAAGCGGGCGTTGAAGGCGATGGTAATGTCTTCCCCATCGTAACGGCACTTCATTTTTTCATCTCCTTCAAAGGAGAAGTCAACATCCTGTGCGGTGAGTTCCAACTGGCTTCCGGCGATGGAGAGGGCCACCTGGTTGGTGCTTTTATTACTAAAGATACTCACCCGGCGAAGAGCGCCCTGGAAGTCCATTTTATTAACGGTGAGTTTGTAGGGGTTGTCGGCGGGGATCACCACTTTATAATCCGGGAAGCGCGCATCGATCAAACGGCAGCTCATCCGGGTATTATTGAGGGTGACAAAAAGATGGTTGTTATTATAGCTGATCGTGATCTCGTCGTCACTATCCGGTAAAACAGATTTCAGCAGGTTCAGCGGTTTTTTAGGAACGATAAAGGAGTCGTTCTTCGGGCATTTCACATCGGTGCGTTTGTAGCGAACGAGACGGTGCGCATCGGTGGCAACAGTTTGCATCCCTTTTTTATCCAATTCAAAGAATACACCTGTCATGGCCGGACGGAGATCATCATTGCTGACGGCAAAAATGGTCTTGTTAATCGCGGTAAGCAAAGCGGTGGAAGTGGCCGTGAAGGAAGTTGTTTCATCGGCTGATGGTTCTTTGGGGAAATTATCGGGGTTCTCACCCATCACTTTATATTTCCCGTTATCACTGGTGATTTCTACGGCGTAGTTCTTATCAATGTTGAAGGTAAGTGGCTGATCGGGGATGTTCTTCAAGCTGTCCAACAGGATCTTGGCAGGAATACAAACCTTGCCACTGTCTTTGGCTTCCACATCCAGCGCTACCCGCATTACGGTTTCCAGGTCGGTGGCTACCACCGTCATTTTATTCTTTTCTACTTCGAAAAGAAAATCTTCGAGGATGGGAAGAACCGTATTGGTATTAATGACACCTGCAATATGTTGCAATTGTT from Chitinophagales bacterium carries:
- the dnaN gene encoding DNA polymerase III subunit beta, with translation MKFIVSSSALLKQLQHIAGVINTNTVLPILEDFLFEVEKNKMTVVATDLETVMRVALDVEAKDSGKVCIPAKILLDSLKNIPDQPLTFNIDKNYAVEITSDNGKYKVMGENPDNFPKEPSADETTSFTATSTALLTAINKTIFAVSNDDLRPAMTGVFFELDKKGMQTVATDAHRLVRYKRTDVKCPKNDSFIVPKKPLNLLKSVLPDSDDEITISYNNNHLFVTLNNTRMSCRLIDARFPDYKVVIPADNPYKLTVNKMDFQGALRRVSIFSNKSTNQVALSIAGSQLELTAQDVDFSFEGDEKMKCRYDGEDITIAFNARFLIEMLNAADSDEVVVELSTPTKAGILKPTEQDENEELMMLVMPLMLNQ